TATAATCAGCTTCAGTTTGGTCCTCGACTGTAATTTCTTAACTGTATTGTAGAACAGGGTCAGCACCACTACAGTCTCTGCGCCGCAGTCCTTAAGGGCATGTTCGAGTTCGGACTCTGTATACATGGGGTTCATATGTACCAGGATAGCGCCCGCTTTCCAAGCGCCCCAACGGCAGATAATGGCTTGCGGGCAATTAGGCATGATCAGGGCTACGCGGTCTCCCTTTTTTACGCCTTTGGCTACCAGCGCAGCCGCAAATTCATCGCTGAGCTTCTGTATCTCAGCATAGGACATCTTCCTCTTCTTAAAAAGAACCATGGGGTAATCGGGATGTTCTCTCACGGCATCATCCACATAATCTACAAGCGTCTTCTGGGGATAGGGTTCCAGCGTGGCCGGGACCCCTTTGTCATAGTTTTTTAACCATCTTTTGTCGGACAAGATAAGAACCTCCTTAGATTTGTTATTATGATTAAGCTTTCAACGCCTAATTACCTCGAAGTACTACTTCGCCGCTTTTTGCCTTGCTATTTCCTCCTCAACCAGTACACGTTTCAGGATCTTGCCCACCAGTGTCTTGGGTAACTCGGCCCTGAATTCCACGTGCTTGGGCACTTTATAGGCTGTTAGTTTCTCACGGCAATGCGCCTGTATCTCTTCAGCTGTCGCGGTCTCCCCCTGACGCAGCACGACCCAGGCCTTGACAGCCTCGACCTGGTAAGCGTCGGGGATACCCGCCACTCCTACTTCCGCTACCTTTGGATAGGTGCTGATACATTCCTCTACCTCGCGCGGCCAGACCTGGAAGCCGCCGGGCTTGATCAATTCCTTCTTGCGCGACGTGATGAAGAGGCAACCTTCCTCGTTGAGATAGCCGATATCACCCGTGTACAGCCAACCATCGCGAATCATCTCCGCCGTGGCCTCCGGCCTGTTCCAGTAACCCACCATGATCTGCGGGCACCTGGCAACGATCTCACCCTCCGTCCCCAGCGGCATGTCTTTCTCACCGGTCTCAACGTCAACTATTCGCAGAATAACGTCCGGCAGGGGAATGCCGGCCGATCCGGGCGTCCACTTGCCCTCCACCGGGCCCAGGGTAATGGCCGCGGTCACCTCGGTCATGCCATAGCCCTCGATCAGCTTGCCGCCTGTCAATTCCTCAAAACGCCGCTTGGTCTCAGGCAGCAGCGGCGCCGCAGACGCCACGCAGAGCTTCATAGATTTAAAATCAACCTTGCCCGCCTTTACAAGCTTATGCTCCAGCAGTGCAATGAACATTGTAGGGACGGCAGGGAAGTATGCAGGTTTCACCTTGTTTATGGTCTTCACCACATCGTCACGATCTCGCGGGTTGGGGACAACTGCAAGTGTATTATGCCCCATGATGGATGTGCCCATCACCCCGGCAAATCCATAAACATGGAAGAGCGGCATGATCATCATAACCACATCATCCCATTCCGTCAGAACACTATCGTTCCAGACCTTGAGCTGCCAGGCCTCTGCAACCAGGCATTTATGTGTGATGATTACACCCTTGGGAACGCCGGTAGTGCCTCCACTGAAAAGCAGCAGCGCAATATCTTCGGATACAGGCTTGTGGTCAGGAATAGCATCACCGGCGTGCTTGCTCATGAGCTCGGCCATCCAGAGGTCGCCTGGCTGGAGAGTAATTCGGTGGCCTTCCTTCTTCTCCTTGAGCAGCGTAAACATAGTCGCAAGGAACGGCGGAAGATATTCCTTGATATTGGTGGCAATGACCAGCCTGAGATTTGTCTGCGGT
This genomic window from Dehalococcoidia bacterium contains:
- a CDS encoding long-chain fatty acid--CoA ligase yields the protein MTESYQWFKSYDAGVPHSLEPYPQVTFLDVVEEAAKKRPDHRFMIFKDRNISYSELVRLYSVFAAALKANGVKKGDRVAVLLPNCPQGFISSFAAWKAGAIPVPLNPMYTEHELQHSIKECGAEVAIVLTPFYATVKKIQPQTNLRLVIATNIKEYLPPFLATMFTLLKEKKEGHRITLQPGDLWMAELMSKHAGDAIPDHKPVSEDIALLLFSGGTTGVPKGVIITHKCLVAEAWQLKVWNDSVLTEWDDVVMMIMPLFHVYGFAGVMGTSIMGHNTLAVVPNPRDRDDVVKTINKVKPAYFPAVPTMFIALLEHKLVKAGKVDFKSMKLCVASAAPLLPETKRRFEELTGGKLIEGYGMTEVTAAITLGPVEGKWTPGSAGIPLPDVILRIVDVETGEKDMPLGTEGEIVARCPQIMVGYWNRPEATAEMIRDGWLYTGDIGYLNEEGCLFITSRKKELIKPGGFQVWPREVEECISTYPKVAEVGVAGIPDAYQVEAVKAWVVLRQGETATAEEIQAHCREKLTAYKVPKHVEFRAELPKTLVGKILKRVLVEEEIARQKAAK